The Kogia breviceps isolate mKogBre1 chromosome 8, mKogBre1 haplotype 1, whole genome shotgun sequence DNA window CATTTCCAAGAGGAAGATTTAAGCTAGGTTGACCAGACTTAGCAagtaaaaatacaggacaccaaattaaatttgaatttcaaataaagagTAATAGTTTTTTACTGTAAACATATCTCAttcaatatttgggacatactgaCCCTAAGGAATGACCTGTTTAtctgaattcaaatttaactgagtgtCCTACCTTTTACCTTGTAAACCTGCTTTAAGTGCCAATGTGCAGTTCATCATATGCTCTCCATGTGTCTAGCATAGTGACCCTCAATCCTCAGATAGTGGATGCTCCATCAACTTCGGTCTCTAAGGGAATATGATGAGTAGAGCCCTCTGCTGACCTGCAATGGACATGTAGCATAGTCAAGAAATAACCTTGGTTGATTAAGCCACTGAAATTTGGGGGCTGGTTGTTACCACAGCATACCCTAGGCTGTCCTGACTGATGTAGATGTTGCCTGACACTGAACCCTGCCATATCTCATTCTGTAGGATTGGTGTTCCATGGTGTGGCCTGTGtatttttacttaataattaaattgttggggcttccctggtggcgcagtggttgagagtccgcctgccaatgcaggggacacgggttcgtgccccggtccgggaggatcccacatgccgtggtgtggctgggcctgtgagccatggctgctgggcctgcgcgtccggagcctgtgctccacaacgggagaggccacagcagtgagaggcccgtgtaccacaaaaaaataaataaataaataaaataaaaataattaaattgttgttcttccttttccccttaaGGTGGACTTAGGTGAAGGCAAGATTTGCTTCTGTTGTGAAGAATTTCAACCAGCCAAATGCACAGACAAAGAAAATGCCTTGAAACTCTTCCCAGTTCAGCCTTGTAGTGCTGTTCACCTTCTACTCAAGGTATCTGGAATAGATTCCACCCCCCACCAGTAACTACACCACAGAGACCCCAGGGAAGGCAAAGCTCCCTGAAATATTCCTCCTCTTTTACCTCCTTCAAATAATCCGGCTGAAAGCAGATATGAGAGACTCCTTATCAGTGACCTAGAGACAGAATTGAGAACCCACAGATTATTGTGTTTCTCTTAAGTTATGAATGGATAGCTTCTTTGTGCTCAAGAATTATAAGCTAGTAAAAAATGTAAAGGAGCCTAAatgcatacacatgtatatgtgtatgtatgtgaatttacatatacatatacgtgcacacatatgcacacgtACAAACTCTTGACGTAGCTACACATATAAGATGTAGTTTTAGCAGAACCTCTAAAGTCCATGCCCATTTGTTATTGTTCTAATGCTCCTTTGTTGGCTTAAATGAATCCTGTAGGCTGTTGAGTGCTGCCGTTCTAAAACACATAGACTAAGGAGATGTATTGGccagaaaatacaagagaaattCAAGACACTACCTCTTGTTTAATAGGCCGCAACTATACTAAagcaaaagagatgaaaaacaaatgataCCAGCTgaagagaaatacaaaattaaCCTTTATTAGGGAATTGGATAAAAATCATGTTCTGACTTAAGGTCTGTTAGCCCAGTGAGTGACAAGCTCAGTTGGTGAACCCTGAGATATTAGCTTTTGGATGGTCCATCACTGATGGCTTTCTTTAGAtctttgttttgggtttattttcttGTGGGGAAGAGGAATCTCTAAGCAAAGAGAGAGAAGCTGTCAGCTCTCTGAGTTTTGGAGGATGTGAAAATGGCCTTCTTTCTTTGGCTTCTGTATTTTCGGTAGCTGAGTCACTCCCAAATTTTCTGAGCCAGGACTTTGCTTGGGGAAAGCCCCGCTAAGCAGCCAGGACTGTGGCAACAGAAACTTTTGGAATTGGCTTTGCTGCTATTTTGAGACATGTGTTTAGAGGAGACAAGCCCTGTTGACACTTGGGCCGGCCTGCCCCCTGTGTTGTCCTCATTGGGTGCCCGAGGCAGCTCTGCCAGTGGCTCCTGAAATAGAATCAGTGGCCACGAATTAACCAGCGTGCTGTCCTAGTGGGCGTCTGTGGGAGGGGGGAGGTTGGGATTTGCTATCACTGGGGACACTGACTTCAGAAGAGAAATTCAGTACTTTCCTGGAAGGCATATTTCCAGACAGGGTTCTGATGCAAAAAGAAACATGGTAATACCAGGTCTGCCCGGGACAGGAAGCTTCTaagataagtttttaaaattaagaagtacGCACTATTGCATGACAGTGTTAATAATAACCAGCATTTGTTTGGCACCTACCATGAGCCGAACACCATCTAAGTCCTTTACATGCATTTTCTCATGGGAATTGTCTTCCTTGgggcagtattattattattttttaaagttattatgttGCATTCTGGTCCTCAGTTTTGAGGTACTCAGGTGCGTCATTGTTTCCTGGTTCCAGAAAGTCCTTTTCGCCCTGTGTGCCTTGAATGCCCTGACCACCACTGTCTGCTTGGTGGCAGCTGCCCTTCGCTACCTTCAGATCTTTGCAGCCAGAAGATCCTGCATCGTAAGTCCATGCAAGGTGGCAGGGTGTCTGTGACTCCACTGATCCCACCCTCGGACCTTTTAGTGTCATCCGTTGCTTTTCTCCTTGAGCTGTTGACTAACCAAGGTGCTGTTTAATTAGGATGAATCCCAAATTTCTGCGGAAGAAGTGGAGGAACACAGACACATGCCAGACCCTGACGACTTTGTGCCACCAGTGCCTCCCCCTTCCTATTTCGCCACGTTTTACTCGTGCACACCCCGGACGAACCGCAGGTATCTGCCCTACATACGCTCGCCCAGGTCTCTGGGCTGCTCTCAGTTTTGAGGCCGAAGGGTCTCCAGAACTCACAGCATGGGCTCTGACTTCTCTCCAAAATCTAGAAATTGTATTATATTCCAGGATCGtccagtttttctctctctttttaggtCTGACAAATTGCATGAAACCAAAGAAAAGTCAAACCTTGACCTAAGGATAGAGTTTTTCAATTTCAATTAGCTTCTTAGGAAAACTGACACCCAGTGAGATAACTGCTGTAATTTGACATGATTGAAAACTGCTGTTGCCCTGGAAATGCTCTCAGTCGGGCCAAATCGATATTCATTGTAAACCATCAGCAGGTCCTCAAATCATGAACTTCTTCCCAgccatttaattattaattacatCTCCTtggtctagaaaaaaaaaaaagataccgtGTTTATTCTCCTTTTCAAATTCTAGCTCAAAATTTTATCATCTGTTTCTTGAATCTCAGAAATCATTATTTGTAGAATGAAGTGCTGCATGCATTCATTTGGTTGTTAGCCACTTTTAGAATTGTACTATTCTAAAGAAtgacttcttttattcattcaacaaacatttaatccATCCTCTGCTGCTTACTAGTTACTGTGCTGGGTTATTGGAATTCAAAATGAGTTATACTAACTTCCTCCCCCTAtccaggagctcacagtctaggtCATTAAAAATGAGTGTTGAAAGGATCACAGTAATACTCAAAAGGGAGATTTGGAGTGCAAGAGGAGGACTACCTAACCTAGACTGCTGAGTGGGCTGCAGAGAGCTTGAAGGAAGAGTCAGCTGGTCAGGGTTGGCTTCCAGGATGAAGTGATGATCTTAGTCCGAATTTAAAGGCTAAAGCAACCCTACATTTAAACTTAAACCCTACATTTAAACTTCTAAAAAACAAATCTCTGAATTCTACAAGAAAGACTAGTGTCTTTCCCTTGCTATTGAGAGGGCttggaatttctacttttaacCCTGAGGTTCACGTGGAGAGTTGTCAGACAAATTTGGTGTCAGGCTTGGGGTTTTTGGATCCATTTTCTAGTGCTCAGGGCAGCCACATGTCATTTTGAAAGAGGTCACCAGTGGGAGCTCCCACCCAGACActgttaatgttctttttttttttttttttttttttttttttgcggtacgcaggcctctcactgctgtggcctctcccgttgcggagcacaggctccggacgcgcaggttcagtggccatggctcacgggcccagccactccacggcatgtgggatcttcccggaccggggcacgaacccgtgtcccctgcattggcaggcggactctcaaccactgtgccaccagggaagccctgttaatgTTCTTTTCAATGGGTTATCTTTCTGACTTGTCCCTCAGACTCGTATCTAAACCCCACTctagcccctcccctgcccactcaCCTCGGCAGAAATAAGAGATGACCACAAAGCTGGAAGGGACATCAGATGGCTGGACAGATGGCCTGGGGGACAGCTCGGCCTCCCTGTTGTACAGGGACTGGTGGACTGGAATTTCGAAGTTTCAGGGGCCAGGATGGCTTCGCCAGTCTTTTAGGAAATGAGCCAAGAATTACAGAGGCCAGAGGGACATAGCAACAAAACACATATTCTTTGTGTACCATAGGACACATTTGCTAAAAACGTAGCCCAATTTCAGGCTGTCTGCAGAGTGCACACTGAAGGACAGTAAAAGTGCCTGTTACTTCATGGTTGGGGAGAGAAATGCCCTGTTCAGGAAGAGTTCCTTGGCTCTCTGAGGTTGTGGGTGAGCACTTGGTTGACCTAAGAGGAGGCAACAGACATTTAATTTCATGCTGTGGCAGAAAGGGAAAGTAACTCATGTGGGTTTAGAAGTACTGACCTGTGGGatctcctcttccctctttcctttctcttctctgcacCTCCATAGTCATGCTTATCACTGTGGGTCTTTGAGGATCTGGGTGCATCCCTGGATTTGCCCCTCTGAGCTCTGAGCCAGCCCCTGGCCACATCTGAGTTGGAAGAAGACCGACAAGCTCATCGTCAAGGGCTCTACCAACCAGAACTTCCCAGAGGAACATGGGGGAGGGGGTTATGCATAACACCCTTGAGAGAAAAAGAATGCTTGGCCTAAAGTATATATCTGGAGCGCTAGCTCATATCTCCAAAGGGCAAATAGcctcattttctaaaattctacCAATATCTGAATGCagcccactttcttttttttttttttaacattttatgtatatttttaaaattgtagttgatttacaatattatattagtttcaggtgtacaacatagtgattcaatatttttatacttatattccatttaaagttattacaaaacaatggctgtatttccctgtgccatacaataTTTtgtgttgcttatctattttatacatagtggtttgtgtctcttaatcccatgcCCCTGTCTCCCCCCCCGTCCCTTGCCCActctccttttttaaatggctaaattTATTCACCTTGAGATACATATTCTatcagagatattttaaaatttaactgacTTTGCTAAATTCTCAGTATAAATCAACATCATAGACACTAGCTGTTTAACCCCAAatggtcattttctttcttataagcAGGAAGGCAAGAATATTAACAGatgttttcattaatatttccACAATCAGTTGTGTTAAGAGTTTTCATGCAATACAGACTCCCCTTTTCCTGTAAGGTATTAGGACCTCTCAGaagaggtttatttatttaacttctatAAATACAACCATTTCATGCTTGGTATCTCCTTGAAAAAGGGCTTCTCAAGTTACTCTCATAAATAGAAGCCTGATTGCAGTCAAGGCTTCTATCCTAAGATGGTTATCTACTTTGTGAATCAATTTGTAAGTACAGGAGGGGGCTGTGTACCCCATCTCCTCTACTCCAGGGAGTCCCCCAGTCTCAGAAATTGGCTTGAGCCAGGAGTCAAAAAGGAAAGTCTCCAACCTATTTCGTGAATGTGGACCTGGTTATACTGTGGGGATGTTACCTGCTAGAGAAAACTGAAGATGAGCGCATGGGAGCCAGGTTGACCTGAGCATTTCTTAAAGGTGAAAGCAACAAGGCCCACCCATTTCCTTTCCAAATGAACTTCAAAACCCAAACTCAAGTGGAGCTGGGCTGTGCCCAGGCTTGACTCTGTGCTCAGCTGTTGGGCTGGGCGACCCTGCCTCACTCCCTACTCCCACACCCCTACCAACATGTGCCCCGTGGAAGGGCCAAGCTTTCTCAGCACACAGAGGAGGATCGTTCTTTGGTCAAGGTCATATTAGTTGCTCCATCAGCCTCGGATAAGTTCTCAGGGCCTATTTGTAGCATCAAAGCAGAACGTATTTTGCGTGATCTGTTTGGGTTTCCTGTTCATCTCCAGATCTCATGAGCATGAACCAGCGAAGGTTTCCTGGAGACTTTGGGATGAATTTGAATAAGCCCAGGCTCTGGAGTCTCTTAAAAGGGTCATCTTGGGTGGATCTCTTaccatttctgagcctcagtttcctcattcaccTGCCTTGTCATGTGACTCCTGAGAGGATTGTTATGAGATAATGGGctaaaaaaatctttctaaaaacaaaagCTTAGACCGTGCTCTGCCATTGTTAGTTGCATGGTTTCAGAtgttcttggcatgtttcttacTCTTAAGAAACATTTAGCCCTTAATCTTACCCCTACCTTATCAGGCAACAGTTTTCTAAAGACACTCATTTTCAGTAAAAGTTTGATCACCTTTCCCAGATATAACAGGGTTTTGATTTCAGCCACCATAATCCATTTTGCTTAGCAGTGGTCTCAGTCCTGGCTGTGCCTTGGAACCACCTGGGAGCGCTGACAGCATACAGATACCTGGGCCCCACCACAGGCAACTAGGGCAGAATTTCTAGAGGTAAGGCCTGGGCCATGCCCAGTTTAGGAACCCTCCTGCGTGATTCTACTCTACAGCTGGGTTGAGTACCATAAGGGATCACGAACAAAACCTGTAGCAAACAGACCTGTTTCCCTCCATGGATCCTTATTTACCCAAAAGTGGTACAAATAAGGAAAAGTTGCTTAATAGGAAAGGAACTTTCCTTCTACATCAACTCTAGCAGCATCTTCCATCTAAATGAGGCTTTGCTGGTCATTGTAATAACCACCATAGAAGCCGTTCATTTTGCAGCCAATTTAGATAAAGTGTACCCCCTTTCTCCCCGCAGTTTTCCTTCTTGAAGAGATTCTGTTGTAGTTTAGGATCTAAAGTGGAGCCCGTTCTTCCCACTTCTTGGCCCTAAGCAAGCCCTCTCTCTTCTATAGACACATACAGGTAGCCACTGGGTTGGGAATATGAAATATACAGCACCAGAGCTAACAAGCAAAGCTGGGGGATGAACTTTCCAGGCAAGGACACCGCAGTGAAGAAACGCATGGGGAGTTGGCTGAGGGGGGACAGGCAAGGGTTTGTAAGTGCCGGAAAGATGCTAATTAAGCATTAAAGATTGGCCGTCTGGAGCCGAAGGAAGGAGTGCATAGGTCTCAGTGAGTAAAACAAGTTGCCTTGTTCATTGCTCAGGAAAGTCTTCAAAGTCAGGTCCACGAAGGGTCTGTATTCCTGGAGTCACTTGGTGTTTATAGTTCTTAAGCAGCTTCAGCTGGAATGGAGAGTTGGCGTGAAACCGGTGGGCAAGTCCTCCTCTAAGGGAGAAGAATATCCCTTTCTTGATGACTTTACCGGGACCCCTCCCAGCCAGGCTAGGGAGGGGCCATTCCTGCAGGTGCCTCTCCTCAGacctgctgagcctgcacacatCCCTGCCTGGGGTGTCAGCAAGTGACGTTCTCCTTTCCTCTCGGGTCAAGCACCAGCTGAGAGTCTTgtttatgaataaagatgcaggaaAAAAGGGGAGCAGCTTCTCACCGTTTCGTTCAGGCTGTAGGAGTCTCATCCTTCTAAATCCCAGAATTGCATAAGTTTTATTGTTAGGAAGACAGAATATCACAtctttttcaatgtttttcttccaccaatggcatttttgtaAATGGGCACAAATGAAACAACCATAAATGCAGAGAGCacctttctaaaacaaaacaaaagcagtcCCTTGTAGGCAGCTGGCCCCAGAATTTGTCTTTTCATCAATCTCCTTTAGTTTATGTCCATCTTTGCATTTCAAGAGCAAACGTTAAACTTTTGctagtatcttttttttattcTCCAACACGTCATGGCCTGAGTAcagtttttttttggtcttctgtgtatttttagaattgtgatataattgacatataacattgtattagttacaGGTAAACAAGTAATGATTTAACActtgtatatattgtaaaatgatcaccacaataaatccaGTTAACCCATCACTACATATAGTTACAAGTGTTTttgttcttgtgatgagaacttttatgacctactctcttaacaactttcaaatacaccataTGCAGTATTATTAACCTTAGTCACCGTGCCgtgcattacatccccaggacttatctGCATGTAGTGTATAACCAGAAGTTTTGTCataaggtacaaactttcatgtatttttaactgTCGTTTTCAAATTTAGGTTCTTTGTTATCTAGataatttgtgtgtttgtgtaaccCTCTGTGAATGCTGGTGGAAaatcttgtgggttttttgtttttattttttgctatcaAAGGTCTCTCACCCACAGGCCAACAGCCACAGCTACAGCAAGTGCTCCgtcagtgtttgttgaatgaccaCCTTTAGGAAGAGGCACTCTGTGATTCCTCCTGCAGCATTGCTGCTTTGTCTCTGAGTTGTGAtgctgttcactttttttttgaaaaatgtattcattatttcaaacatttatttcacaaataatgAGTTTCTACCGTGAATCAGACATGAGGGAAACCCAGGCAAGAAACTTTTGTCATGTACTCATGTAACAAATAATTGAGTTTCCCTGAatccttagttttttttttttttattgaggtaaaattcacataacatgaaattaacCTTttgaaagtgtacagttcagtggcatttagtacattcacagtatgGTGCAACCATCACTTCCGTCTAGTTTCTAAAGCATTTTCCTCACCTCCAAGGAGACCCCATACCCAttgagcagtcactccccatccccccctTTCCCCAAGCCCCTGTGCAACCACTAATTCGCTTTCTGTCTCTTATGgattgttgtttgctttttgactAGTCAATTTAAAGGGAATGATGGCATTGCATTTTCTGTGTTGTCACTTGCCTAAGAATTCTGGGCACTCCATCGGAGAGCAGCTTAGGTTATTCCCCTGCTCCTGGACCAGGAGGTTGGAGCGTGGAGCGTGGAGCGGCGAGTGATTTTCCCCATTGTCAGTGGATAGCCCTCTAGAGGTAAAGGCCAGTATGCTGGAGCCACTACCATCAGAACATGCTTCCTGATGCCAGGATGCTCTTCCTAGGATGGTTGGTCCTGATGTTATACCGCTGCCGCATATCTACGGAGCGCGAATCAAAGGCGTGGAAGTGTTCTGTCCTCTGGACCCCCCGCCTCCCTATGAAGCTGTGGTGAGCCAGACGGACCAGCAGCAGGTACTGTCGATAGAGTTTCTCTTTGGTACATTGTCGGCAAGTAGGAAAAGCGGCCACACAGAGAGCCGGGTGGGGAAGGGACCATGCCCTGTAGATCTTTGCAAGTTCACTCCGGTCCAGATGATGGTTGAGTTGAATATCAACAGACAACCCTCTTTTTTCCTGTGTTGCAGGGATCTTCATTCCAAATGCCAGAAGGATCAGAAGCTGCCACCAGCCCTTTGGAACCGATCTGCATGCCAGTGATTCAAGGTAATAAATACATTATTGCTGCCCAAACTCATGATTCAATAGactaaaaatggtaaaataatcATCTGTATGATATTTTGTTGGAGGTCAGATATTCTTGGAGCAAATGGTTCAAGCTATATCCTTTCTTCTGggtataaaaatattatcaactCTTAGGGCTTACAAGTAGGAAATAATATGTGAACAGAAATAAAGATACCTTTAGAATCTCTTACGAATAACCAGACTTTTCAGAAATGGATTACAGAGTTTAATTTggttttcctgtgttttctgatctaagattttttttctcctgttaaaatAAGATAAGCTCTCGTAAAGAGACAAAAAGAGTTTTACCTATTGCAGAGTGATTTGCTCATTTATAACCAAGGACCCAGGTCATACTGCCTTCACATGTACTGAATGCTGATTTGCAATGCTGCATTAAATACTAGAGTCCGTTTACAGTTATCCTTGTAACTTAAGGGAACATTGTTACCGCTTTCTCTCTTTGGAGAGGTTTTAAATGGCCCGGAGAACTGTCCACAGGACAAAATTGCAGATGGTGATCAATAATGGATCAACTTTCAGCTATTTTAGGTGGAGGTAATTTTTCAGCAGTGCCATTTAGAATGGGTTTCTGCTCTGTTCACCTTCCATCTTAAGTAGAATTATGCAGCAGGGTTCTGTTTCCTAAGTATGTTTTTAattcttccatttcttaaaaaaagtttCCCAAACCACGAGTCAGCCTCACAAATGATGGGACTTTATTTTCCTGAACAGCAGTCATCCAATTCCAGAGTGGTTTGACTGATTCATTTAGTGGCCACTGGCTCTTTAACTTGGCTTTCTGGGAGTTTCCCAGCCTAGCCCTCAGACACACCCTCTGCCTGCATTGGCCTGCAGCCCCAGGGCAGCCACCCAACCTGTACCCGTATCACCTTCCACCTAATCAAGGTCAGCCTGAGTTGTCAGAAAGAGTGAAACGGCTAGGACCTTTCCAGTTGCTGCACCAGGCTGCTCCACTGCAGAAGATGCTAAGCATCTTTAGGCATTTTAGCATGGCTTCATTTTCTACTCCTGGATTtaaagctttttgtttgtttgttttaggtgtggAGGGGTAGTTTGAGGAGGCAGCATTTCCCACAGTGCTGCAAGATAAAAACTTACTGGGCCCACAGCCTAAGCAAATACTATGAACTGTATTACCCTTGTCCCAGAAGGTTTGGGCTCACAGGTGTTTCCTGCCCAACATTTTGGAGGTGCCAGCTGAACAGAAATGatttctgtttctcctctttaaaaaaaaaaaatatcaggtgGGGACATTCCTAACACACCTGGAGAAGAAAGCGCATCCATATCAACTCCCAGCTGCAACCAGCTGCGTCCGGCAAGGAGCCGGAGAGCTCTCCAGCCCCTGAGGACAAGATCCAAGAGTGACCCTGTGCTTCACCATTCTGCAGAGAGAGGTGATGTCATTTCCCAAGTTCTTCGCAGGGCGCTGTGCTTGTTTGCCTATAGGTGCCGAGTGGCTCTGACCACCCAAGGCCCTGCGGTTCAAGAGAGAGCTTGGAGGGGGCTAACAGGTCTTGGGAAAATCAGGTATTCTGCATGCACGTTAAGGATAGACATCTACCATGTCTTTTAAGGCTggtaagaattttttttgttaagtcactGTCATGAGAAGCGTTTGGTTGCATGTGATACTGTGCTGGGTACCACACGAAGAAGACAGTGCAAACCTAGTTCTGATTCCCAGATGCTTACAGTCCTGTGGGAATGAACATTCTCTCTCCAGGAAAAAGTCAAAGGGGTGTATTTTTTACCCCCCTCTTCTGTAATTTAGCACTAGTTATCGTTTTACTGTGTATGAGTAGATTGAATTATTTAAATCTGACCTTGCTTTAAGAACTTTGGATAGAGCGAAGCTCTCGCACtccatctctttccctttctgttttGAGTTTGTGTATAGATGTTTTTTgactaattttaaattttaatagttacaatttttttaattaaaaaaaatttaaactgaaaatGACATTGAATcttctttcctgaatatatgaCTGCCTGAACATCTTCAAATACCTCTTCCTTGTAGAGAATTgtaaaaaatagaggaaataaaggaagaaaatgaaagtctGTATGTAATCCCACCAGCACAGGCTTCTTTTGGTGACCTGTTCTAACAAGTTGCCTATGCTGTCTTCAAGCTCTATGCAAATACAGCTTTGCAAACCCTCTGGTCCTGCTCTGTCCAGGGCCCCACGTCACCTCCTAGTTGTATTCTGTCCCCCTGACAGCCTGTGTTGTTTGCTACAGCTCTGGACTGACCGTGTGGGAGCCAGAGGGAACAATCCTCTTGTCTCTCCAGCGGCTTCTGAGCGGGGAGGAGTCCTGCCTGGGACTGAGTGCCCTCTGGCCCCCCAGCTCCCCGGACCTGTCTTCACCGTGGGGTCCTCTGCCCCACCTGGCAAGCTGAGGACTCGGGATGGCCACCTGCAGCTTCCACAGGAACTTGGCTGTCTACACAGCTTAACGAGAGGTTTCCAGAACCCGCTCCCCTTCTGCAGCGCTGCAGGGGCAAGGATGACACGTGTTTACCCGTTGGAGCCCTCTGCTGTGGAAGGGACCAGGTCGCCTTCAAGCGACAGTGGAGTCCCTGACTCTGTCCTCACACATGAGTGTCTGTAGTGAGTGTTCCCCGAAGAGTCAGGTTCTCTGTGATGTGCACGTGGCAGCCGAGGAAGATGGCTGCCAACCCCTGTTTAGAACTCCTCATGCCTGCCTTTCTCCAGAGGAAAAGGAATGCTCCCCTTCCTCCACCTGTtttcccaccccctgcctcccttCTTCCTTGAGTATCTAAATTCCTGCTTGTCAGACCTTCACTGACTGAAATCTCCAGTGTCGTGTACACTGAAGGCTGCTGGCTGGCTTATGAACATGTGGACACCAGGCCTGATTTCACTTCAGCCATCTGCCAGTGCAGTAATGTTCTGCCAGTCCTTATACCCTTGCTGAAGTAGTAGTCATGGAAATTAGCCTGTGGTGGATTTCCCAGGCCCTCTGTTGACTTCCAGAATGACGTGTACTTTTTCTGCACTAGATTTCTCTTTCTGTAATAGTCAGCCCTAGCGCCACCTCCCAGCCATGGTGTGACATCGATACTATAAGTCAGTACAGTGCCCCTGAGGATGTTTAGGACAAAGGTACTGTCAATGTGAGCAGAGCATTCCATTCATCCCACAAGTCTCATCTCTCCTCAGTTCCTCTCTTCCAGTGGCTTCTTCACCCTCTCCCCGGAACATTCTTCCATCAGTCAACCGTGTTTTCTCTGCCTGCCCAAACCATCTCTATATATTGGTGATCACCCCATGAAACCACTGCTCCATCATGATTTGCATTCTGGATGCTCTTCTCTGTCATCTGTCTTTACCTTGATGGTTGTGTTTTATGTGGCACAATAAAATATCTGGGGGACATGTCCTATTGAAATTACACTTCAGGGAATAAGCTTGTGTCatagttgttgggttttttgttttttttttttccctcctgcaaGAGGAAAAGCAAGATGTGCATGGCTGTCGGCATTTGTCACATATTTTCCACATGGAGTTTCGTGGTTTGTGCTGTTTCAGGTACAGACGTATGTTCACGGGGCTTGGCCAAAAGGTGCGTGTTGTTTGTCTCTGCCCACAGCCGTCCCCGTGCTCAGCTGTGAAGCCGCGACGCAGACTGAGGGAAGACCAGACCTGGCTGCGGTGACCTTGAGAAGAGGGTTGAGATCCCGAGCTTCGAGATGCAGACCGAGGTCTTTAATAGATTACAAATCTTACATGGACACCAAACTGCTGGTGGCGAGGTTCCTGGAGCAGTCCTCCTGCAGCATGACCCCGGACATCCATGAACTTGTAGAAAACATTAAATCTGTTTTGAAGTCCGATGAGGAGCACATGGAGGAAGCCATCACAAGTGCCAGTTTTCTAGAACAGGTAGTTTTAT harbors:
- the ENTREP1 gene encoding endosomal transmembrane epsin interactor 1 isoform X1, translating into MSLPVVLPGSCCPVAGLSGGPQAGGPGAAAAAAQEPPLPPLRPRWPRAALQPPARPRCAATAAAAGVLAPPPALSSRRAAAAAAAAPGSALLPARPLLSLGLLQLILGCCMVALSFGALSLSSSPQVKNSCPFWAGSSVILSGIIGLTTWKRPMILLVNLFVLLSVVCVLLNLAGFILGCQGAQFVSSVPRCDLVDLGEGKICFCCEEFQPAKCTDKENALKLFPVQPCSAVHLLLKKVLFALCALNALTTTVCLVAAALRYLQIFAARRSCIDESQISAEEVEEHRHMPDPDDFVPPVPPPSYFATFYSCTPRTNRRMVGPDVIPLPHIYGARIKGVEVFCPLDPPPPYEAVVSQTDQQQGSSFQMPEGSEAATSPLEPICMPVIQGGDIPNTPGEESASISTPSCNQLRPARSRRALQPLRTRSKSDPVLHHSAERAVPVLSCEAATQTEGRPDLAAVTLRRGLRSRASRCRPRSLIDYKSYMDTKLLVARFLEQSSCSMTPDIHELVENIKSVLKSDEEHMEEAITSASFLEQIMAPMQPSTSRALVLPSRRQPGLLHLRSCGDLSTFVPAGRPRAERRPRRAEAERPHSLIGVIRETVL
- the ENTREP1 gene encoding endosomal transmembrane epsin interactor 1 isoform X2 produces the protein MVALSFGALSLSSSPQVKNSCPFWAGSSVNLFVLLSVVCVLLNLAGFILGCQGAQFVSSVPRCDLVDLGEGKICFCCEEFQPAKCTDKENALKLFPVQPCSAVHLLLKKVLFALCALNALTTTVCLVAAALRYLQIFAARRSCIDESQISAEEVEEHRHMPDPDDFVPPVPPPSYFATFYSCTPRTNRRMVGPDVIPLPHIYGARIKGVEVFCPLDPPPPYEAVVSQTDQQQGSSFQMPEGSEAATSPLEPICMPVIQGGDIPNTPGEESASISTPSCNQLRPARSRRALQPLRTRSKSDPVLHHSAERAVPVLSCEAATQTEGRPDLAAVTLRRGLRSRASRCRPRSLIDYKSYMDTKLLVARFLEQSSCSMTPDIHELVENIKSVLKSDEEHMEEAITSASFLEQIMAPMQPSTSRALVLPSRRQPGLLHLRSCGDLSTFVPAGRPRAERRPRRAEAERPHSLIGVIRETVL